The following proteins come from a genomic window of Malus domestica chromosome 02, GDT2T_hap1:
- the LOC103426923 gene encoding ribonuclease H2 subunit A yields MGSEREAAIPEWASEPCIMGIDEAGRGPVLGPMVYGCLYCARSYQNTLSSLNFADSKTLKEEKREELFENLKADESIGWAVDVIDPRELSAKMLKKRKINLNEISHDSAMGLVTKVLNMGVLLTEVYVDTVGDAEKYRAKLSDRFPAVKFVVAKKADSLYPVVSGASIVAKVTRDRALREWVLEETAENLHKDFGSGYPGDPNTKAWLEHHKHFVFGFPSLVRFSWGTCTPYFKDIAEVLWESDEMDEDGSSTANGKRQMKLSSFGVTTSKRKIEEIESSGKGRCKFFLARKLEQVTQF; encoded by the exons atgggatCGGAGCGTGAAGCTGCAATCCCCGAATGGGCGTCAGAGCCTTGCATCATGGGCATCGATGAAGCTGGCCGTGGCCCTGTTTTAG GTCCAATGGTGTACGGATGCTTGTACTGTGCCCGCTCGTACCAGAATACTCTCTCCTCTTTGAACTTCGCAG ATTCAAAGACATTGAAGGAAGAGAAGAGGGAGGAATTGTTTGAGAATTTGAAGGCTGATGAATCCATTGGGTGGGCTGTTGATGTCATAGATCCAAGGGAACTTTCGGCCAAAATGCTAAAGAA ACGTAAGATAAACCTTAATGAAATATCACATGACTCTGCAATGGGTCTGGTCACAAAGGTCCTAAACATGGGAGTTCTTCTAACCGAG GTTTATGTGGATACAGTGGGTGATGCTGAGAAGTATAGAGCTAAACTGTCTGATAGATTCCCAGCTGTCAAGTTTGTGGTTGCGAAGAAGGCTGATAGCCTATATCCTGTTGTCAGTGGAGCAAGCATAGTTGCAAAA GTTACAAGAGACAGAGCGTTGCGTGAGTGGGTGCTCGAGGAAACAGCTGAAAACTTGCATAAAGACTTTGGTTCTGGATATCCTGGAG ATCCGAATACAAAGGCATGGTTGGAACATCACAAGCACTTCGTTTTTGGATTCCCATCGTTGGTCCGTTTCAGCTGGGGTACATGCACTCCTTATTTCAAAGACATTGCGGAAGTCTTATG GGAATCCGATGAAATGGATGAAGATGGTTCTAGCACTGCTAATGGCAAGCGGCAAATGAAACTAAGTAGTTTTGGTGTTACAACATCCaagagaaagattgaagaaattgAATCAAGTGGTAAAGGGCGCTGCAAATTTTTTCTTGCTCGTAAACTTGAGCAAGTTACTCAATTCTAA
- the LOC103410518 gene encoding ribonuclease H2 subunit A-like: MGINEAGRGPVLGPMVYGCLYCTPSYQNTLSSLNFADSKTLKEEKREELFENLKADESIGWAVDVIDPRELSAKMLKKRKIISHDSAMGLVTKVLNMGVLLTEDPGLSADETALREWVLEETAEELHKGFGSGYPGDPSTKAWLEHNKHFVFGFPSLVRFLRIS, translated from the exons ATGGGCATCAATGAAGCTGGCCGCGGCCCTGTTTTAG GTCCAATGGTGTACGGATGCTTGTATTGTACTCCCTCGTACCAAAATACTCTCTCCTCTTTGAACTTTGCAG ATTCAAAGACATTGAAGGAAGAGAAGAGGGAGGAATTGTTTGAGAATTTAAAGGCTGATGAATCCATTGGGTGGGCTGTTGATGTCATAGATCCAAGGGAACTTTCGGCCAAAATGCTAAAGAA ACGTAAGATAATATCACATGACTCCGCAATGGGTCTTGTCACAAAGGTCCTAAACATGGGAGTTCTTCTAACCGAG GATCCTGGATTATCTGCTGACG AGACAGCGTTGCGTGAGTGGGTGCTCGAGGAAACAGCTGAAGAGTTGCATAAAGGCTTTGGTTCTGGATATCCTGGAG ATCCGAGTACAAAGGCATGGTTGGAACATAACAAGCACTTCGTTTTTGGATTCCCATCATTGGTCCGTTTCCTAAGGATTTCGTGA
- the LOC103426954 gene encoding F-box protein CPR1-like has protein sequence MSDFPPEILFDILSRLPPKDVIRFLCVSKAWNALIRHHRFIEAHLQRSIQTNSFRTILLESEDGSRPSNFFSSAFDDSETFGPVVKIEQPLKCPDDYTEILGCSINGVVCVHNGMRKNLALWNPSIQKFKKIPLPTFEVERRRSSFSAIPEYGFGYDSANHDYKILAIVNFDRTDDASVPVSSQVSIYSLKFNSWKRIPKLPCDGFYVQTGDVVFLNGAMSCLVRKSDSYKNRCKIVSLDLASEKYMEFGTPVGDEDDNFMMSLKVLGGSLCICVHEFWPKCDIWIMKEYGVTKSWTLLFPFENGGMAYSNRYCKPLVFSKEGEMLVLVNVERTTVFRCDLKKKRAKQVRICGLPTSFNGTICVGSLSLLDGDLMTVGRQQ, from the coding sequence ATGTCAGACTTCCCACCGGAGATACTGTTCGACATCCTATCACGCCTTCCGCCCAAGGATGTGATTCGATTCCTCTGCGTTTCCAAAGCTTGGAATGCCCTCATCCGCCACCACCGCTTCATCGAGGCTCATCTTCAACGCTCCATCCAAACCAATTCTTTTCGCACCATTTTACTCGAGTCGGAAGATGGCTCTCGCccttcaaatttcttttcatcgGCTTTCGACGACAGCGAAACGTTCGGGCCAGTCGTCAAAATTGAGCAGCCGTTGAAATGCCCTGACGACTATACTGAGATATTGGGCTGCTCAATTAATGGTGTGGTTTGCGTTCACAACGGAATGCGTAAGAATCTTGCTTTGTGGAACCCGTCAATTCAAAAGTTCAAGAAGATTCCTCTCCCAACCTTTGAGGTTGAGCGGCGGCGATCCTCATTCTCGGCGATCCCTGAATATGGATTCGGGTACGATTCAGCTAATCACGATTATAAAATTTTGGCAATTGTGAATTTTGATCGGACGGATGATGCTTCTGTGCCTGTGAGCTCTCAAGTCAGTAtctatagcctaaaattcaacTCATGGAAAAGGATTCCAAAATTGCCTTGCGATGGTTTCTATGTGCAGACGGGCGATGTGGTGTTTTTGAACGGTGCTATGAGTTGTTTGGTGCGGAAATCAGATTCATATAAAAATCGATGCAAAATTGTATCCCTTGATCTTGCCAGTGAGAAGTATATGGAGTTTGGCACCCCGGTGGGGGATGAGGATGACAATTTTATGATGAGTTTGAAGGTCTTGGGAGGCTCTCTATGTATTTGTGTTCATGAGTTTTGGCCAAAATGTGATATTTGGATTATGAAGGAATACGGAGTCACAAAATCTTGGACCTTGCTTTTTCCTTTTGAGAATGGAGGTATGGCTTATTCCAACAGATATTgcaaacctttggtgttctCAAAGGAGGGTGAAATGCTTGTTCTTGTGAATGTAGAGCGGACTACCGTTTTTCGGTGTGatttaaagaaaaagagagCCAAACAAGTTCGAATTTGTGGTCTGCCGACTTCCTTCAATGGAACCATTTGTGTGGGGAGCCTTTCTCTTCTTGACGGCGATCTGATGACTGTTGGAAGGCAGCAGTAA
- the LOC103408905 gene encoding vesicle-associated membrane protein 727, producing the protein MSHRGLIYSFVAKGSVVLAEHTSFSGNFSTLAVQCLQKLPSSNSKYTYSCDGHTFNFLLDSGFVFLVVADESAGRTVPFVFLERVKEDFKHRYGPDIKNAGSHPLADGDEDDDLFEDRFSIAYNLDREFGPRLKEHMQYCMEHPEEISKLSKLKAQITEVKGVMMDNIEKVLDRGERIELLVDKTENLQFQADSFQRQGRQLRRKMWLQSLQMKLMIGGGVLILIIVLWLIACGGFKC; encoded by the exons CTCCGGAAACTTTAGTACTCTTGCTGTTCAGTGCTTACAGAAGCTACCTTCCAGTAACAGCAAGTACACCTACTCGTGTGACGGCCACACTTTTAACTTCCTACTTGACAGTGGATTTG TGTTTCTTGTTGTTGCTGATGAATCTGCCGGGAGGACTGTACCGTTTGTGTTCCTTGAACGAGTGAAAGAGGATTTCAAGCATCGGTATGGTCCAGATATTAAGAATGCAGGGTCACATCCTCTTGCTGATGGTGACGAAGACGATGACTTATTTGAAGATCGTTTTAGCATTGCATACAATCTTGACAGAGAATTTGG GCCAAGGCTTAAGGAGcacatgcaatattgcatggagCATCCAGAAGAAATAAGTAAGCTTTCCAAATTGAAGGCCCAAATCACGGAGGTCAAAGGTGTGATGATGGACAATATTGAGAAG GTTTTGGATCGTGGGGAGAGAATTGAACTTTTGGTTGATAAAACAGAAAATCTGCAGTTCCAG GCTGACAGCTTCCAGAGGCAAGGCAGGCAATTGCGACGTAAGATGTGGCTGCAGAGTCTCCAAATGAAGCTAATGATTGGAGGTGGAGTCCTTATCCTGATCATCGTACTATGGCTTATTGCCTGCGGAGGTTTCAAATGTTAA
- the LOC103408894 gene encoding pentatricopeptide repeat-containing protein At1g09220, mitochondrial, whose product MKQFLFPKYCKFGPTTAGSCKRFLRFSSSSSSLPSHPRHLASLLLKNPASHSATQQIHSHILSSGLFLCHNFTSAFLLLINTLLRCYSSGDFPHEAFAFYRHVRQYSHSFDSFTYFFLLHASIALNSVIPGAQIHALTHKLGFHFHVYVQTALVNMYVACGSLVLALNVFDEMPHRNSVTWNVMITGLAKWGELKLARSMFDQMPEPTVVSCTAIIDVYSRMNQPQEAVALFRRMVVEDLIVPTGITLLAIFPAVSVLGDLKICQSLHAYGEKKGFNASDIRVANSLLDSYAKCGCIESASRFFEEIPAQRKNLVSWTSIISGFAMHGMGKEAVENFVSMEKVGFKPNRVTFLSIFNACSHGGLIDEGLNFFGKMIDEYEIAVDIKHYGCLIDMLGRAGRLEEAEKMALEIPCNIVNVVIWRTLLGACSFHGNVEMGERVTKKVLEMERGYGGDYVLMSNILAGVGRYSDAERMRSLLDERNAFKLPGHSLV is encoded by the coding sequence ATGAAACAATTTTTATTTCCAAAATATTGCAAATTTGGTCCAACTACTGCCGGAAGTTGCAAACGTTTCTtacgtttttcttcttcttcttcttcattgccTTCCCACCCAAGGCACTTGGCCTCTCTCTTGCTCAAAAACCCAGCAAGCCACTCAGCCACCCAGCAAATCCACTCTCACATTCTCTCCTCCGGCTTATTCCTTTGTCACAATTTCACCTCCGCTTTTCTCCTCCTCATCAATACTCTCCTCCGCTGCTATTCCTCCGGCGACTTCCCTCACGAAGCTTTCGCCTTCTACAGACATGTCCGGCAGTATTCTCATTCTTTTGACTCCTTCACTTACTTCTTCCTTCTCCACGCCTCCATTGCCTTAAACTCCGTAATCCCAGGTGCCCAAATCCACGCCCTGACTCACAAACTAGGTTTTCATTTCCATGTCTATGTCCAAACTGCCTTGGTTAATATGTACGTTGCTTGTGGCTCTTTGGTACTTGCTCTCaatgtgtttgatgaaatgccgCACAGGAATTCTGTCACCTGGAATGTCATGATAACTGGTTTGGCCAAATGGGGTGAGCTTAAATTAGCTCGGTCTATGTTTGATCAGATGCCTGAGCCTACGGTTGTGTCCTGTACTGCTATTATTGATGTGTACTCACGGATGAATCAGCCCCAGGAGGCTGTGGCTTTGTTTCGGAGAATGGTTGTTGAAGATCTTATTGTACCCACTGGAattacgcttctggccatattcccAGCGGTTTCTGTTCTTGGGGATCTTAAGATTTGCCAATCACTTCATGCTTATGGTGAGAAGAAAGGGTTTAATGCATCTGACATACGTGTTGCAAATTCCCTTTTGGACTCCTATGCAAAGTGCGGCTGTATAGAGAGTGCATCAAGATTTTTTGAGGAGATACCTGCCCAAAGGAAGAATTTGGTGTCATGGACGTCCATAATCTCCGGTTTTGCAATGCACGGAATGGGGAAAGAAGCTGTCGAGAATTTTGTAAGTATGGAGAAAGTTGGTTTCAAACCAAATCGAGTGACATTCTTGAGTATTTTCAATGCTTGCAGTCATGGAGGATTAATAGATGAGGGGCTGAACTTCTTTGGGAAGATGATCGACGAGTATGAAATTGCAGTGGATATCAAACACTATGGATGTTTAATAGATATGCTAGGGAGGGCAGGAAGATTAGAAGAAGCAGAAAAAATGGCTTTGGAGATTCCTTGCAATATTGTTAATGTTGTGATTTGGAGGACGCTTTTGGGTGCTTGTAGCTTTCACGGTAATGTGGAGATGGGCGAGAGGGTGACGAAGAAGGTACTGGAGATGGAGAGAGGATATGGAGGGGACTACGTGCTTATGTCCAACATCTTAGCTGGTGTTGGAAGGTATAGTGATGCCGAGAGAATGAGAAGCTTGCTAGATGAGAGGAACGCCTTCAAACTTCCAGGGCATAGTTTGGTCTAA
- the LOC103407377 gene encoding F-box protein CPR1-like has protein sequence MSDFPPEILFDILSRLPPKDLIRFLCVSKAWNALIRHHRFIEAHLQRSIQTNSFRTILLESEDGSRPSNFFSSAFDDSETFGPVVQIEQPLKCPDDYTEILGCSINGVVCIHNGMRKNLALWNPSIQKFKKIPLPTFEILQRPSSFGVPEYGFGYDSANHDYKILAILNFNRGDDATMSSQVSLYSLKFNSWKRIPKLPCDGFYVQTGDVVFLNGAMSCLMRKSDSDKNRCKIVSLDLASEKYMEFGTPMGDEDDNFMMGLEVLGGSLCICVQQFWPKCDIWIMKEYGVTKSWTLLYSFENGGMPYGNRYCKPLVFSKKGEMVVLVNIERTTIFWCDLKKKRAKQVGICGLPTRFDGTICVGSLSLLDGDQMTVGRQQ, from the coding sequence ATGTCAGACTTCCCACCGGAGATACTGTTCGACATCCTATCACGCCTTCCGCCCAAGGATTTGATTCGGTTCCTCTGCGTTTCCAAAGCTTGGAACGCCCTCATCCGCCACCACCGCTTCATCGAGGCTCATCTTCAACGCTCCATCCAAACCAATTCTTTTCGCACCATTTTACTCGAGTCGGAAGATGGCTCTCGCCcatcaaatttcttttcatcgGCTTTCGACGACAGTGAAACGTTCGGGCCAGTCGTCCAAATTGAGCAGCCGTTGAAATGCCCTGACGACTATACTGAGATATTGGGCTGCTCAATTAATGGTGTGGTTTGCATTCACAACGGAATGCGTAAGAATCTTGCTTTGTGGAACCCGTCAATTCAAAAGTTCAAGAAGATTCCTCTCCCAACCTTTGAGATTCTGCAGCGGCCATCCTCATTCGGGGTCCCTGAATATGGATTCGGGTACGATTCAGCTAATCACGATTATAAAATTTTggcaattttgaattttaatcggGGGGATGATGCCACTATGAGTTCTCAAGTCAgtctttatagcctaaaattcaacTCATGGAAAAGGATCCCAAAATTGCCTTGCGATGGTTTCTATGTGCAGACGGGCGATGTGGTGTTTTTGAACGGTGCTATGAGTTGTTTGATGCGGAAATCAGATTCAGATAAAAATCGATGCAAAATTGTATCCCTTGATCTTGCCAGTGAGAAGTATATGGAGTTTGGCACCCCGATGGGGGATGAGGATGACAATTTTATGATGGGTTTGGAGGTCTTGGGAGGCTCTCTATGTATTTGTGTTCAGCAGTTTTGGCCAAAATGTGATATTTGGATTATGAAGGAATACGGAGTTACAAAATCTTGGACCTTGCTGTATTCTTTTGAGAATGGAGGTATGCCTTATGGCAACAGATATTgcaaacctttggtgttctCAAAGAAGGGTGAAATGGTTGTTCTTGTGAATATAGAGCGGACTACCATTTTTTGGTGTGatttaaagaaaaagagagCCAAACAAGTCGGAATTTGTGGTCTGCCAACTCGCTTCGATGGAACCATTTGTGTGGGGAGCCTTTCTCTTCTTGACGGCGATCAGATGACTGTTGGAAGGCAGCAGTAA